CGCGAGTCGGTCTCGCTGGGCCGCTCCCGCCGGGCATAGTTTTCAGTCAATTTCCGCCATCGCCCCATGCGGCGGCGGTAGAGCAGGGCCTGCGTGACCGCCAGCCGATACAGCCAGGGCGCCACCTTGGCGGCATCGGCCAGCGGCGCCTTTTGCTCGATCGCCGCCAGCGCCACCTCTTGCATGACCTCATCGACCGCCTGCCTCTCGCCGAGCCGGGCAAACAGCACCGTGCGCAGCCAGCGGTCGTGGCTGGCCAGCACCGCCGGCCAGTCGATAGCCGCGGCGGCACGTTGCCCGCTCGCTTGCCCCGTGCCGGTCGATTTGGTCATGACATTAGATAGTTGCCGCTGGTGGGAGAATCTTGCAGCCGATGACAAATTTGCAATTCGCGATTTGCAATTCGAAATCGTTGCCGCGGCCTGGGATCGAACCGACTATTGCAAATTGCAAAATTGCAAATCTCAAATTGCAGATTGTCGCCCCACCTTACCTTCGTTGCCGATTGTGCCACCTGTTCGGTGTTTACGGCTTCACCATCGTGACCCGCGTGCCGTCCGTCAGGCTGGTCTCGGGAGCCACAATCACCGGCTCGCTCTCACTCAGCCCCTCGCGAATCTCCGTCTGGTCGTCGTTCATCAGGCCCACGCGCACCGACACCAACCATGCTTTACCCTCGCGCACCGCGAACACCTGCCAGTCGCTGGCCGGGCCACGGAACAACGCCGAACGCGGCACCACCAGCGCGCGAGACGCTTCTTCGGTATAGATGCGCGCGCGAACGCGATAGCCGACACCCAGATCCTGCTTGTTGCGCAGCTCCTCCAGTTCGTCGGGATCGAAGCGCACGATCACTTTCACCCTTTGTTGCTCGACGCCCAGCGAGCTGGTCTTGGTGAACCCGGCG
This genomic window from Pirellulales bacterium contains:
- a CDS encoding sigma-70 family RNA polymerase sigma factor, giving the protein MTKSTGTGQASGQRAAAAIDWPAVLASHDRWLRTVLFARLGERQAVDEVMQEVALAAIEQKAPLADAAKVAPWLYRLAVTQALLYRRRMGRWRKLTENYARRERPSETDSRTSDPLVWLLADERRKLVRVALDRLPARDAEILLLKYGEDWSYHEIARHLGIGHSAVEARLHRARRRLRSELTALDVVEPSGERQV